The Cryptococcus gattii WM276 chromosome F, complete sequence genome segment TAAccctctcttcttccccaccCCCACGCACATCTCCGCTCCGCAGCAAAAATCGAAAACGCACGTACATTCTTGGCCAGCGGAAAATCCCCATACCGGACAGCTCAAAACGAGAAGATTACTGCGCATCGAACTCCCATACATAACCCATTTGGATTTGTCGAGTGCATACATACGAGCACGAGCACGATGGCGCCATCGGTTACACCACTCACCACTCATTACGCCCTAGTCATCGACGCCGGCTCATCAGGTTCGCGGTTACAGATCTACTCGTGGCGAGATCCAGATTTGGAAAGGGCAGAGATTCTCCAGGATGTGAAGAACATTGAGAGGGGAGGTTCGAGTTCGAGCTCCGCCGGAGGCGAGCGATGGTGGTGgggtggagaggatggGTGGAAGGGtaaaggaaaaggaaaagggaaggagatggaagaggtAGCTTTGAGAAGGCTGGTGAGAGTTGGGAAAGGGGTGGAGGGGGATGACTGGGTGAAGAGAGTTGAGCCTGGTATGTTGTGTTGGATCCATTCATTAAAGTAAGATACTGAAGCACAAACTCGTCACAGGTATATCCACCGTCGACCCGGAGAATGTTCCCGAATACCTCGCCCCGCTACTCACACATGCTCTCCAGTACATCCCACCCTCGGTCCATTCCTCGACGCCCATCTATGTCCTCGCCACAGCCGGCATGCGTCTTTTGCCTCCTCAGCAGCGTGATGCCATCTTACAAGCTACGTGCGATACGTTACACAATGACTATCCATTTCTCGTCCCCGGACCCACAGAGGATGGTCCTTGTGGTGAAAACGTAAGGGTGATTGAtggtgaggaagaaggtATCTGGGGTTGGGTAGCTGTGAATTACCTCATGGATGGTTTCGGTCATGCCCCTTTGCCTTCATCTTTATCCAATCCTGGAACATACTCGTCGTATAGTACCAACCTGCTTCCTCTCGCTCCCCTGGCTTCCGCCCCTCCAGACTCGTCCTCTGCTTCCATCACCCCGGTTGACATTGCCCATCACTCTCCCACATTCGGTTTCCTCGACATGGGCGGCGCTTCTACCCAACTAGCCTTCTCCCCGTCTGCTTCCGAACTCCTCACTTCTGGTTTCCCGCCCGACAAACTCCGGACAGTTAGTCTCAGATTACTTTCGGGCGAACAAGTTGATTGGCCGGTTTTCGTAGCGAGTTGGCTTGGGTTTGGGACGAACCGCGCTCGAGAACGGTATATAACCTCTCTCTACCAACAATGGGCCTCTGCCCATCCTTCCCCTTCTGCGCAAGACCTAGCGACACCCATCCCGGACCCTTGTCTCCCGAACAACCTATCCGTCCCGCCTcccctctcttcttcttctcaaccCGCTTTGATTGGAACCGGCTCATTCACCGAGTGCCTTACCTCCCTCCACCCTCTCCTCGAACATTCCACGCCATGCCCCACCTCCCACTGTCTCTTTGCAGGCCAACCGACACCTCATATTGATTTCGAACGGCATGACCAGAGGGGGTTTATAGGGATAAGTGAGTACTGGTATACGATGCAGCATGTGTTGGGGGTAGGAGGCGTATGGGATTGGGGAGAGTGGGAAAAGGGGATGAAAGAGTTTTGTGGGAAAGAATGGGGGGTGATTAAGGGTGAagtggaggatggagatCGGGAAGGTCTTAATGTGAGTTATTatttcttcatcatttttaCTTTCCCCTTTTCCTGCCTCTTTTGTACCAAAAATGGGCTGACGGTTTTTCGTTTGTGATCTTTCATTAAAAGATGGATCCGACAAGATTAGAAATGCAATGCTTCAAAGGCGCCTGGATCTCCAACGTCTTACACGAAGGGATCGGTATCCCGCGACTAGTCGATGTAGGCGGGAACGATACACTCACAGGTGGATCGTTGGGCGATACGAATGTTGAAGCCGAACGCCGGGCCCGTGAAAAGGGTCTATTCGAGGGGAAAGAGCAAGGGAAGCAGCATTTCCAAAGTATGGACCAAGTTGGGGAAACGGCCATCTCATGGACACTCGGTAAAGTCGTGATCGAAGCATCGAAGGCCGTCCAACCTCGATCGACAGAAATGGAAGGATGGTGGATGCGTCATCTTAATCTCGGATCGATGCGACTGCCGTTGTCGCTGCCAATACCGAAACACCTAGAGGGGAAGCTCGAGGATTTAGGGTTGAGCGCGGTGTGGGTTTATGCAGTGGTAGCGTTCTTTTTGATGGGGATGCTCTTCTCTCGTTCTAATCGTCGCGGTGGTTCGTCGGGGACTGGGATGgcgagaaggagaaaaCCAAGTCTGTCATCGCCGCCTTTACCTGTCCGACCATGGTTCACTTTCCCTTCATTCCTCTCTGGCCCCGCCGCCGATCCGAGCTTATCGATCGAAGATGGCCCAGACCCTTCTCCTACGTCATCCACGTCATCCAACTCTTTTTCTGGTAGTGGTACCGGTGGTGGTAGCGCTAGTGGTAAATTGCGTATCGTCCCCGGTCGACTCCGGCTTTGGTCCCTCCGTATCTCCAACACGATCAACAAATACCTTCCTTCATCacttcctttttctcttgGTAACTCGAATTCCAGACAGCGGGGAGCTGCACATGAGCTGTGGTCAGGGAT includes the following:
- a CDS encoding Nucleoside diphosphatase, putative (Similar to TIGR gene model, INSD accession AAW44146.1), translating into MAPSVTPLTTHYALVIDAGSSGSRLQIYSWRDPDLERAEILQDVKNIERGGSSSSSAGGERWWWGGEDGWKGKGKGKGKEMEEVALRRLVRVGKGVEGDDWVKRVEPGISTVDPENVPEYLAPLLTHALQYIPPSVHSSTPIYVLATAGMRLLPPQQRDAILQATCDTLHNDYPFLVPGPTEDGPCGENVRVIDGEEEGIWGWVAVNYLMDGFGHAPLPSSLSNPGTYSSYSTNLLPLAPLASAPPDSSSASITPVDIAHHSPTFGFLDMGGASTQLAFSPSASELLTSGFPPDKLRTVSLRLLSGEQVDWPVFVASWLGFGTNRARERYITSLYQQWASAHPSPSAQDLATPIPDPCLPNNLSVPPPLSSSSQPALIGTGSFTECLTSLHPLLEHSTPCPTSHCLFAGQPTPHIDFERHDQRGFIGISEYWYTMQHVLGVGGVWDWGEWEKGMKEFCGKEWGVIKGEVEDGDREGLNMDPTRLEMQCFKGAWISNVLHEGIGIPRLVDVGGNDTLTGGSLGDTNVEAERRAREKGLFEGKEQGKQHFQSMDQVGETAISWTLGKVVIEASKAVQPRSTEMEGWWMRHLNLGSMRLPLSLPIPKHLEGKLEDLGLSAVWVYAVVAFFLMGMLFSRSNRRGGSSGTGMARRRKPSLSSPPLPVRPWFTFPSFLSGPAADPSLSIEDGPDPSPTSSTSSNSFSGSGTGGGSASGKLRIVPGRLRLWSLRISNTINKYLPSSLPFSLGNSNSRQRGAAHELWSGIGLGLPRARHNSMPMIGMGLNTAPGIGLLSPSGGGGYSQPGSPRSVPTSFFTPASVPGIGGLNMGLGCLTPETAHTGISSATSVSPSPSLASTSSPPPPRSGLKSGKAGRPFKSRQNSYNLHPHHGPLGFHSVGEGVGVGGGGWNDPPLAMLSAPSSGAGPSGSGTADDGGVLTPTANGGLSNGALSRNSSRANLSELGLAQRSMSRTGTPGFD